From uncultured Treponema sp.:
TTGAAAAAATTGACTTTGAAAATTTAACAACTATAAGTTTTGCAGAAAAAGGCGCACGATATGAACTCTACACTGACGACGGAGAATGCAGAAATCCCAGCCTAAGCGGAAACTTAAAAACTATAAGTGTATAACAATGTGTCATTGCCGTGCTTGACACGGCAATCTGTCATAAATTTTAACAGATTATCAACCGAGTTTCTTTCAGAAAAGAGACATCGCAGGGTCAAGCCCGAAAATGACAGAAAAGACACCTTTATAATAGCCACATATATTGCCGCTTTCTTTTTCTTCCCGCTCAGTCAATTTGCGAAGTCAGTAGCAAAACTCGACATTTTGGCTAATCAACGTTTCTACATATCGGCGTAAGTCTGAACGGAATCTTCCAAGTGCTCAATTTTTATTCCAGCCTCGGCAAACATTTTCATTGAATCTTCTTCATCATGGTAATGTTTTTCACAGACAACTCTTTTTATTCCGCAGTTTATAATAAGCATGGCGCACGTTCTGCAAGGAGTCATTTTGCAATAAACGGTCGCTCCGTCAATTGAAATTCCTCTTTTTGCGGCCTGACAAATCGCGTTCTGCTCGGCGTGAACTGTCCTTACGCAGTGCTGGGTAACAGAGCCATCAGCGTGAATCATTTTGCGCATCAAGTGGCCGACTTCATCGCAATGAGCAAGCCCTGCAGGACTTCCAACATAGCCTGTAACAAGAATCTGATTATCCTTTGCAATCACACAGCCGCTTCTTCCGCGGTCGCAAGTCGCACGCTTTGCAATAGTCCGCGCAACTTCCATAAAGTATTCATCCCAAGTCGGACGCACATATTTTTCTTTTTCTTCGCTCATGCAAAAAACTTACCATAAATTGCTGAAAAAAAAAAGACTGCCTGCAATGCGCTTCTTTTTTCAGACAAAAATTCAGTCAAAACTCACTGAGGTTTGGGTGAAAACTCACTGACTTTTGACTGCTTCGGTTAAAAAGTATAAAAATTCTGCAAAAAAAAGTGTGCCCGATTGGACACACTTAAACTTCAATTTTTTTAACTATATTGCTTTTATTGCAAGGGCAAAGATGAATACAACGGCAAGAATCCAAGTAACAACAGGAATTTCTTTTGCTTTCTTTCCGGCAACTTTTGAAATTACGTAAGCAATCATTCCGAACGCGATTCCCTTTGAAATTGAATATCCGAATGGCATTACCATGATTGTAATGAAAGCCGGGATTCCGTCTGTAATATCAGCGAAGTTGATTTTAGAAACTGACTGCATCATAAGGAAGCCTACAAAAATCAAGGCAGGAGCTGTGGCGCAAGAAGGAACAAGCGCGAACAAAGGAGTAAAGAACAAAGCAAGAAGGAAGAAGAAAGCTGTAACAACAGAAGCAAGACCAGTGCGTGCTCCGGCTGCAACTCCAGAAGAAGACTCAACGAATGAAGTTACTGTTGAAGTTCCAAGGCAAGCTCCGGCTACAGTTCCAACAGCGTCAGCAAGAAGAGCGCCTTTTACATTCGGAATGTTTCCTTTTTCATCAATAAGATTTCCCTGCTCGGCAACACCCATC
This genomic window contains:
- a CDS encoding cytidine/deoxycytidylate deaminase family protein, with the protein product MSEEKEKYVRPTWDEYFMEVARTIAKRATCDRGRSGCVIAKDNQILVTGYVGSPAGLAHCDEVGHLMRKMIHADGSVTQHCVRTVHAEQNAICQAAKRGISIDGATVYCKMTPCRTCAMLIINCGIKRVVCEKHYHDEEDSMKMFAEAGIKIEHLEDSVQTYADM